A stretch of DNA from Candidatus Tanganyikabacteria bacterium:
TGCGGTCCAGCAACTGGCTCTTGCTGGTGAGGACGCGATCCTCCTCGGGCAGCGTCATCGTCAGGCCGAGAGCCATCCCGCGCGACACGATGGTCACTTTGTGCACCGGGTCCGAGTGAGGCAGGACCTTGGCCACCAGCGCGTGACCGACCTCGTGGTACGCGATGATTTCCTTTTCCTTTTCGGTGATGATGCGGCTCTTGCGCTCGGGCCCGGCGATGACCTTGTCGATCGCTTGCTCGAAATCCTCCATCAGCACTTCCTTGCGGTTGTACCGGGCCGCGAGCAGGGCGGCCTCGTTGGCCATGTTCTGGAGGTCGGCGCCGGTGAATCCGGGGGTGCGCCGCGCCAGGATGTTGAGATCGACCTCGGCCGCCAGCGGCTTGTTCTTCACGTGAACCTTGAGGATCTCCTCGCGGCCCTTGACGTCGGGCTGATCCACCACGATCTGGCGGTCGAAGCGACCCGGGCGCATCAGCGCCACGTCCAGGATGTCGGGGCGGTTGGTCGCGGCGATGACGATGACGCTGGTGTTGGGCTCGAAGCCGTCCATCTCGACCAGCAACTGGTTGAGGGTCTGCTCGCGCTCGTCGTGGCCGCCGCCCAGGCCCGCGCCGCGTTGCCGGCCCACCGCGTCGATCTCGTCCACGAACACGATGCACGGCGAGTGCTTCTTGGCCTGATCGAACAGGTCGCGCACGCGGCTTGCGCCCACGCCCACGAACATCTCGACGAAATCAGATCCCGAGATCGAGAAGAACGGGACGCCGGCCTCGCCCGCGATGGCCTTGGCGAGCAGGGTCTTGCCCGTGCCGGGGGCCCCCACCAGCAGCACGCCCTTGGGGATGCGTGCGCCCAGGGCCTGGAACTTCTCGGGGCTCTTGAGGAAATCCACGATCTCCTGGAGCTCCGACTTGGCCTCCTCGATGCCCGCGACGTCGGCGAACGTCAGCTTGGGCTTGTTGTCGACCATCATCTTGGCGCGGCTCTTGCCGAAGCTGATGGCCTGGTTGCTCCCGCTCTGCGCCTGCCTGAGCATGAATATCCACAGGCCGACGATGATGAGGACGGGGACCAGGATGGTGGAGAGGAGCGAGACCCACCAGTTGGTCTGATCCGGGCGCTTGCCCTCGATGACGACCTTGTGCTCCTTGAGGAGCGGCAAGAGGTCGCGATCCTCGGGGGCGATGGTGCGCAGCCTGCGCTCGGTGGTGCCGTTGCCCGCGTCCTTGGTCTCGGCGACGATCACGCCCGTGAGGTTGTCGATGACGACGCTCGCCACCTGGTCGCGTTCGACACGGTTGAGGAACTCGGTGTACGAGACGTTGGCGACTCCCGGCGA
This window harbors:
- the ftsH gene encoding ATP-dependent zinc metalloprotease FtsH, with product MLVLLAIVFISSLYRPSPGVANVSYTEFLNRVERDQVASVVIDNLTGVIVAETKDAGNGTTERRLRTIAPEDRDLLPLLKEHKVVIEGKRPDQTNWWVSLLSTILVPVLIIVGLWIFMLRQAQSGSNQAISFGKSRAKMMVDNKPKLTFADVAGIEEAKSELQEIVDFLKSPEKFQALGARIPKGVLLVGAPGTGKTLLAKAIAGEAGVPFFSISGSDFVEMFVGVGASRVRDLFDQAKKHSPCIVFVDEIDAVGRQRGAGLGGGHDEREQTLNQLLVEMDGFEPNTSVIVIAATNRPDILDVALMRPGRFDRQIVVDQPDVKGREEILKVHVKNKPLAAEVDLNILARRTPGFTGADLQNMANEAALLAARYNRKEVLMEDFEQAIDKVIAGPERKSRIITEKEKEIIAYHEVGHALVAKVLPHSDPVHKVTIVSRGMALGLTMTLPEEDRVLTSKSQLLDRITMMLGGQVAERLKFDEITTGASNDLERATEVARRMVTEFGMSDSLGPLTFGKRHEHIFLGRDLGEDRNYSDAVAALIDQEVRRIVESCYERARQILTEQREKLELIARELMKRETLDSEEFNRLFSEGTPAPEPALV